The segment TGTAAAATGTCTCTGTATTTCATCCctcttcattcattcattcacttaTTATCTTACTCTATTCACAATGAAtgtacagacaggcagacagagaaggTGCCATAAAAGGTGACCATTTGTAAAGCGTGAAAATGTATCTTTGATAATTGCAGTGATGAGACAGCAAAACCACAATATAAACAGACCATTTCCATATGATATCAACCTCAGACACCTCAGTATACCTCCACTATTACAAACTGATGTCATAGTCATCACTATTGTAAACATCTGGGACAGTAGGCCTAGAAAGAATACAAATTTGGTCAATATTCaactggattttattttctaaaAACCATTAATTTGACTCTATGCCCATCCCAGTTCATTATAGCTAGGaccaacatagatatacagtgcAAACAATACATCAGCTAAATATGCTTATATCTCATGATCAGAACTTCCTCAGAAATGTAACTCCCAGGTACGAATCATACCTTGTTATGAGCCTTGAGAGATGTTCTTATATTTTACAATGCAGCTGCATGAGGATACTCATCATCTCTAACAGACTGACATGATGCTGATGACAACAAACAACAACCACGTCAGTAATAACATTACAGTGAAATATTCTCTCTGATGTAGGACAACAGATGAAGATAATTCTAAAAGTACACATTTTTGTAGATTTTCAGGTTAAAAGTCATTCTGTCTGATTGACAGGAGTGATGATGAGAGGGGCAGAGTTTTCACCACCGTTACTGCAAGGGAAAAAGTATGGATATAGTTTATCTGTGAAGGTGTAGCCAGTGTAAGAGTAGATAagagacctggcctccacatcataaaaggagacctgaccctcctcataatccacaaacacccccaccttctgGGGCTTCTCTCTCAGGGAGAGCGTGATAGAGGGGGAGTTACAGGCTGAGTACTTACTCCCATCCCTCAGAATAACAGTCCAGTATCCATTCTTAGGGCTCAGTGTGATCTGCCCCTTCCTGTTGACAGACTCTCTGGCCACTCCTAAAATCCACTTAGTCTTTCCCTTGACCATCACCTCATAGTAATATCTCCCTGAGGAGAAGCCCTCCATTCCTAAGATACAGTAACATGTAACAAACCTCTTTGGGTTGTCAGGGAGATTATGTGGTTTGTCTCCATGTTTCACTTGTTTTCTATCCTCAGACATGATGAGATTGGGATGTGCTGTATCAGGGTCCAGAGTCACATCCACTGCATACTGCTGAATCCTCTTCAACTCAGCAACACACAACTTCTTAACTTCACTCATAATGGTCTGCTCCACTTGAGATACAGCTCTCCTCACAGTCCCCACACACAGATCACTGTGAACACTGATCTCAGACCAGTCCTTGGTGGGTGGAGGGGTGCAGAGGGATGGAATGctctggaggaggtggaggtggtcctcagtgtgtgagagctgctccagctcagtgcttctccttTTTAGCTCAGTGATTTCCTGCTCCAGCTCTTTAATGAGCCCTTCAGCCTgcctctctgctgctctctgctTCTCCTCAATCACCTCAATGAGCTCAGCCTggcttctctcaatggagcgcaCCAGATCAGTGAAGACCTGCACACTGTCTGatatctccctctctgtgtctctcttgctGAGCTCTACTGAGTGTTTGATCTCCTGAacctttctaaaatgtgtatccATCTTCTGTTCTACCTCTGCCATAATTTTCCCCAACTGAGCCTTCCTCTCTCCATACTCTTCCTCTAGAGGGACAGTGTCATGAGTCATGTGGTCTGTCTCAGTGcagaactgacacacacacatctggtcACTCCTACAGAACAGCTCTAGAGGTCTGTCATGCTTCTTACACATCCTGTCTTCCAGGTTCTCCACAGGGTTGATCAGCTTGTGTCTCTTTAAGGCTGCGACTCTCTGATGAGGctccaggtgagtctcacagtaagaggtctgacacaccagacaggacttCAGGGCCTTGAGCTTCATCCCAGTGCAGAAGTCACAGGACACTTCTCCAGGTTTGGCTGGGCGTTGGCCTGGACTGCTGGTAGCTTTCCACTGAACTAATTTCCTGAACTGAGCAACCATCTCAGAAATGAAAGTATTGATGCGAAGCTCAGGTCTCCTGTAGAATTTCTCCTTACACATGGGACACTGGCACAGGTCATTGCTATCCCAGTACTTTGTGATACAGTCCTTGCAGAAGTTGTGTCCACATGGAGTGGAGATAGGCTCAGTGAACACATCCAGACAGATAGAGCACAGGAACTGCTCTTCAGACAGGAGACTGCTGGAGGTGGCCATATCTAGACAGAGACCAGAGGTGAAACCATATCTGTTATAGTTCTTGATCATTTAATCTTTAGCGTCATCATGGCTTTATTGGATAATACTAACCAATCTTAAAACATGGTTTTACCTTGAAGTGTGATATTATATGTAGCCTACAAGCACCATTAAAGGCTCACTGTGATATTTACAGCGGTACACCATTTAGTTTGCTATAAAGTTGAGGGGTGGGGCTGGAGAAGTGcaaccactttcaaattcataGCTACTGTATGGATAAAAGGACTGACAGTCCATGACGTCAACATCAACATAAATTGAAGCTATACATTGTTTGATTACAAAGACATTCATTGTTTACTTTgcgagctaaatgcctttcaAGTTTAGTTTCACTGTCGATACATTTTTGTTTCATTTCAGCAAAATGACGTGAAAATGCTCCTCCCCACCCAATACTGCCAGATGATGTATCTTCATGGAACAGAGTTAACCCTTTACATGGCTGAGTACTCTTTCTCTCTGGTGCTAATTTACAATTGTTTAGAATAGTTTGAATTTATGGCATTATGGGTTTAATGTCAAGAGTCAGATGCATTATTTACTGACCTCTATCATATTTATTTGTCTCTCGCTTTCATTCCTCTTTCACCCACTATTTATCTCATTCTATTCACAATGAATGTCATTAATATTATTACAggtgcagacaggcagacagacaaggtGCCATAGCAGGTGCCTTTAtttgttaaaggtccaatgcagttgtttttatctcaatatcaaatcatttctgggtaacaattaagtacagtACTGAGATTATTTTAAATTacaatggtcaaaaagaaacaaaaattgcttcttagcaaagagcaatttctcaagtaaGAATTTttataggactgtctgggagtggtctgagtgggagtggaaaaactgaaaactagctgttattggcagagaggaactctttcttattggtctattcacTAATTTACCGCCtcttgatgtcaccaggcaggcaaaACAGACTGAAATTTCAgatggtcttttcaaacagctcttacactaaaagggcatgaATCATTTTCACAGAATTATTCTAACCTCAGtgtagaaatatatataaaacaaaggaaaataaagtttttgactgcactgggcctttaagcggGAAAATTGATATTTGATCATTGTGGTGATGAGACAGCAAAACCACAAAATAAACAGACCATTACACACAACCATATCATCAGGTAGATTTTCCTTTTTTACAAAAAGTATATCCAATGTAATCACATTttgcagaagctcttatccagagcaacttacagtagtaagtgcatacattttcatatatattttctttcttactggtcccctgtgggaattgaacccacaacctcagtatcgcaagcaccatgctctaccaactgagcctcaCAGGGCCAATTATGCATTCAATTACATCAACtaccacatactgtacatttccaTATGATATCAACCCGTTAGCATACTGCCACTATTCCAAACTGATTTCATACACATCACTATTCTAAAAAATGTGGGACAGTACTAGATAGAATGCCAATTTCATCTCTATTCAAATTGATTTTATTTATTACAATTTTACTCCATGTACAGTTTTGATTAGAGCTAGTCAGGATCAACAGAGATATACAGTGCAAACAATAACTAGCAACAAACACACAGCATGTAGTGCTGATATGATGTAATGATTAGAGCCTCATCTGAAATGGAACTCCCAGATGTGAAGTCATACTTTATGAGTGACATTGTGTGGTGTTGACTGTGTTTGTTGTGTCTGCTTTGTTTGTTGATGTTCATTTTTTTATGTTGTGTGAAAATTGTAtcacaaaaaatattttattatgAGCACGGAGAGATTTGGTAATATATTACATTGCTGCTGGATAATCATCATGTTAATGATTCATTCTAAATTAACAAATGTGACTGGTCAGTTAGATTTTCAGGTTAAAAGTCATTCTGTCTGATTGACAGGAGTGATGATCAGAGGGGCAGAGTTTTTACCACCTTCATTCAAACAGGGACAGAATAATGGATAAAGTTTCTCTGTGAAGGTGTAGCCAGTGTAAGAGTAGATAagagacctggcctccacatcatAAAAGGAGACCTGACCCTCCTCATAATCCACAAACACTCCCACATTCTGGGGCTTCTCTCTCAGGGAGAGGGGGACAGTGGGGCTAGAATGAGCCCTGTACTCATTTTCATTCCTCAGCCATACAGTCCAGCATCCATCCTCAGGGCTCAGTTTGATCTTCCCCTTCCTGTTGATGGACTCTCTGGCCACTCCTAAATCCCAGTCAGTCTTCCCCTTGACTGTCACCTCATAGTACAATCTCCCTGAAGAGAAGCCCTCCTTTCCTAAGACATTAAAAAATCTATCAAACCTCTTTGGGGTATTAGGACGATTCGTCCGTGTGTCTCCATATCTCACTTGTTTCCCATCTTCAGAAAGGATGAGATTGGGATGTGCTGTATCAGGATCCAGAGTCACATCCACTGCATACTGCTGAATCCTCTTCAGTTTGACTTCAGGCagcttctccatctctttattcAGTGTCTCCTCCAGCTGAGACACAGCTCTCCTCACAGTCTCCACACACAGATCACTGTGAACACTGATCTCAGACCAGTCCTTGGTGAATGGAGTGGTGCAGAGTGATGGAAAGctcaggaggaggtggaggtggtcctcagtgtgtgagagctgctccagctcagtgcttctcctcTTTAGTTCAGTGATTTCCTGCTCCAGCTCTTTAATGAGCCCTTCAGCCTGCCTCTCTGCTGCTTTCTGCTTCTCCTCAATCACCTCAATGAGCTCAGCCTggcttctctcaatggagcgcaCCAGATCAGTGAAGACCTGCAAACTGTCGGatatctccctctctgtgtctctcttgctGAGATCTACTGAGTGTTTGATCTCCTTAacctttctaaaatgtgtatgcATCTTCTGTTCTACCTCTGCCATAATTTTCCCCAGTTTAGCCATCTTCTCTCCATACTCTTCCTCTAGAGGGACAGTGTCATGAGTCATGTGGTCTGTTTTCAAACACAAGACACAAAGACATGTCTGGTCAGACCTACAGAACAGCTCTAGAGGTCTGTCATGCTTCTTACACATCCTGTCTTCCAGGTTCTCCACAGGGTTGATCAGCTTGTGTCTCTTTAAGGCTGCGACTCTCTGATGAGGctccaggtgagtctcacagtaagaggtctgacacaccagacaggacttCAGGGCCTTGAGCTTCATCCCAGTGCAGAAGTCACAGGACACTTCTCCAGGTTTGGCTGGGCGTTGGCCTGGACTGCTGGTAGCTTTCCACTGAACTAATTTCCTGAACTGAGCAACCATCTCAGAAATGAAAGTATTGATGCGAAGCTCAGGTCTCCTGTAGAATTTCTCCTTACACATGGGACACTGGCACAGGTCATTGCTATCCCAGTACTTTATGATACAGTCCTTGCAGAAGTTGTGTCCACATGGAGTGGAGATAGGCTCAGTGAACACATCCAGACAGATAGAACAAAGGAACTGCTCTTCAGACAGGAGACTGCTGGAAGTAGCCATATCTAGACAGAGACCAGAGGTGAAACCATATCTGTTATAGTTCTTGATCATTTAATCTTTAGCGTCATCATGGCTTTATTGGATAATATTAACCAATCTTAAAACATGGTTTTACCTTGAAGTGTGACATTATATGTAGCCTACAAGCACCATTAAAGGTTCACTGTGATATTTACAGCGGTACACCATTTAGTTTGCTATAAAGTTGAGGGGTGGGGCTGGAGAAGTGcaaccactttcaaattcataGCTACTGTATGGATAAAAGAACTGACAGTCCATGACGTCAACATCAACATAAATTGAAGCTATACATTGTTTGATTACAAAGACATTCATTGTTTATAAACAATGGAGTAACCCAACTTACTATTTTCTAGGGTACCAATTATATTATTCAAGAAATTATGGCTATAGATAATTCATTTCAATGATCAAAAACAGATGTCAATATCGTAGGTAATTGTGGGCCTTCAACATTTTTAATAGCTATTCGATATTAGAGCTTTTTTCTCTGCATCAATCACCACCTGTATGGACATTACTAACATGGAAGTTTAGAGATATCCCACTAGAAGATGTGACAAATTCGTATTTTCATCGTGCCTGTGTTTAGAAAAAGTAAAATGTCGGCCAAAATATTTTTACCAAATGATGACAAGTTTTAACATAGGTCTACTGCAGATACAACAGGAGGAAACGTAAACAAGATATCGTCACCTGTCCTCTGTACTCACCTGCATGTGTTTGTGGGTCTGTTTGTGGTGTCAAAAGAGAATCACAGaaacagggtctactgtagagatTTGTTTAGTTTGAAAGACTTTgcgagctaaatgcctttcaAGTTTAGTTTCACTGTCGATACAGTTTTGTTTCATTTCAGCAAAATGACGTGAAAATGCTCCTCCCCACCCAATACTGCCAGATGATGTATCGTCATGGAACAGAGTTAACCCTTTACATGGCTGAGTACTCTTTCTCTCTGGTGCTAATTTACAATTGTTTAGAATAGTTTGAATTTATGGCATTATGGGTTTAATGTCAAGAGTCAGATGCATTATTTACTGACCTCTATCAtatttatttatctctctctttcattcctctTTCACCCACTATTTATCTCATTCTATTCACAATGAATGTCATTAATATTATTACAggtgcagacaggcagacagacaaggtGACATAGCAGGTGCCTTTATTTGTTGAAGGTCCAATGCagttgtttttatctcaatatcaaatcatttctgggtaacaattaagtacagtACTGAGATTATTTTAAATTacaatggtcaaaaagaaacaaaaatagcttcttagcaaagagcaatttctcaaataAGAATTTtaataggactgtctgggagtggtctgagtgggagtggaaaaactgaaaactagctgttattggcagagaggaactctttcttattggtctattcacTAATTTACCGCCtcttgatgtcaccaggcaggcaaaACAGACTGAAATTTCAgatggtcttttcaaacagctcttacactaaaagggcatgaATAATTTTCACAGAATTATTCTAACCTTAGtgtagaaatatatataaaacaaaggaaaataaagtttttgactgcactgggcctttaagcggGAAAATTGATATTTGATCATTGTGGTGATGAGACAGCAAAACCACAAAATAAACAGACCATTACACACAACCATATCATCAGGTAGATGTTCCTTTTTTACTAAAAGTATATCCAATGTAATCACATTttgcagaagctcttatccagagcaacttacagtagtaagtgcatacattttcatatatattttctttcttactggtcccctgtgggaattgaacccacaacctcagtatcgcaagcaccatgctctaccaactgagcctcaCAGGGCCAATTATGCATTCAATTACATCAACtaccacatactgtacatttccaTATGATATCAACCCGTTAGCATTCTGCCACTATTCCAAACTGATTTCATAGACATCACTATTCTAAAAAATGTGGGACAGTACTAGATAGAATGCCAATTTCATCTCTATTCAAATTGATTTCATTTATTACAATTTTACTCCATGCACAGTTTTCATTAGAGCTAGTCAGGATCAACAGAGATATACAGTGCAAACAATAACTAGCAACAAACACACAGCATGTAGTGCTGATATGATGTAATGATTAGAACCTCATCTGAAATGGAACTCCCAGATGTGAAGTCATACTTTATGAGTGACATTGTGTGGTGTTGACTGTGTTTGTTGTGTCTGCTTTGTTTGTTGATGTTCCTTTTTTTATGTTGTGTGAAAattgtttcacaaaaaatattttattatgAGCACGGAGAGATTTGGTAATATATTACATTGCTGCTGGATAATCATCATGTTAATGATTCATTCTAAATTAACAAATGTGACTGGTCAGTTAGATTTTCAGGTTAAAAGTCATTCTGTCTGATTGACAGGAGTGATGATCAGAGGGGCAGAGTTTTTACCACCTTCATTCAAACAGGGACAGAATAATGGATATAGTTTCTCTGTGAAGGTGTAGCCAGTGTAAGAGTAGATAagagacctggcctccacatcatAAAAGGAGACCTGACCCTCCTCATAATCCACAAACACTCCCACCTTCTGGGGCTTCTCTATCAGGGAGAGGGGGACAGTGGGGCTAGAATGAGCCCTGTACTCATTTTCATTCCTCAGCCATACAGTCCAGCATCCATCCTCAGGGCTCAGTTTGATCTTCCCCTTCCTGTTGATGGACTCTCTGGCCACTCCTAAATCCCAGTCAGTCTTCCCCTTGACTGTCACCTCATAGTACAATCTCCCTGAAGAGAAGCCCTCCTTTCCTAAGACATTAAAAAATCTATCAAACCTCTTTTGGGGTATTAGGACGATTCGTCCGTGTGTCTCCATATCTCACTTGTTTCCCATCTTCAGAAAGGATGAGATTGGGATGTGCTGTATCAGGATCCAGAGTCACATCCACTGCATACTGCTGAATCCTCTTCAGTTTGACTTCAGGCagcttctccatctctttattcAGTGTCTCCTCCAGCTGAGACACAGCTCTCCTCACAGTCTCCACACACAGATCACTGTGAACACTGATCTCAGACCAGTCCTTGGTGAATGGAGTGGTGCAGAGTGATGGAAAGctcaggaggaggtggaggtggtcctcagtgtgtgagagctgctccagctcagtgcttctcctcTTTAGTTCAGTGATTTCCTGCTCCAGCTCTTTAATGAGCCCTTCAGCCTGCCTCTCTGCTGCTTTCTGCTTCTCCTCAATCACCTCAATGAGCTCAGCCTggcttctctcaatggagcgcaCCAGATCAGTGAAGACCTGCAAACTGTCGGatatctccctctctgtgtctctcttgctGAGATCTACTGAGTGTTTGATCTCCTTAacctttctaaaatgtgtatgcATCTTCTGTTCTACCTCTGCCATAATTTTCCCCAGTTTAGCCATCTTCTCTCCATACTCTTCCTCTAGAGGGACAGTGTCATGAGTCATGTGGTCTGTTTTCAAACACAAGACACAAAGACATGTCTGGTCAGACCTACAGAACAGCTCTAGAGGTCTGTCATGCTTCTTACACATCCTGTCTTCCAGGTTCTCCACAGGGTTGATCAGCTTGTGTCTCTTTAAGGCTGCGACTCTCTGATGAGGctccaggtgagtctcacagtaagaggtctgacacaccagacaggacttCAGGGCCTTGAGCTTCATCCCAGTGCAGAAGTCACAGGACACTTCTCCAGGTTTGGCTGGGCGTTGGCCTGGACTGCTGGTAGCTTTCCACTGAACTAATTTCCTGAACTGAGCAACCATCTCAGAAATGAAAGTATTGATGCGAAGCTCAGGTCTCCTGTAGAATTTCTCCTTACACATGGGACACTGGCACAGGTCATTGCTATCCCAGTACTTTATGATACAGTCCTTGCAGAAGTTGTGTCCACATGGAGTGGAGATAGGCTCAGTGAACACATCCAGACAGATAGAACAAAGGAACTGCTCTTCAGACAGGAGACTGCTGGAAGTAGCCATATCTAGACAGAGACCAGAGGTGAAACCATATCTGTTATAGTTCTTGATCATTTAATCTTTAGCGTCATCATGGCTTTATTGGATAATATTAACCAATCTTAAAACATGGTTTTACCTTGAAGTGTGACATTATATGTAGCCTACAAGCACCATTAAAGGTTCACTGTGATATTTACAGCGGTACACCATTTAGTTTGCTATAAAGTTGAGGGGTGGGGCTGGAGAAGTGcaaccactttcaaattcataGCTACTGTATGGATAAAAGGACTGACAGTCCATGACGTCAACATCAACATAAATTGAAGCTATACATTGTTTGATTACAAAGACATTCATTGTTTATAAACAATGGAGTAACCCAACTTACTATTTTCTAGGGTACCAATTATATTATTCAAGAAATTATGGCTATAGATAATTCATTTCAATGATCAAAAACAGATGTCAATATCGCAGGTAATTGTGGGCCTTCAACATTTTTAATAGCTATTCGATATTAGAGCTTTTTTCTCTGCATCAATCACCACCTGTATGGACATTACTAACATGGAAGTTTAGAGATATCCCACTAGAAGATGTGACAAATTCGTATTTTCATCGTGCCTGTGTTTAGAAAAAGTAAAATGTCGGCCAAAATATTTTTACCAAATGATGACAAGTTTTAACATAGGTCTACTGCAGATACAACAGGAGGAAACGTAAACAAGATATCGTCACCTGTCCTCTGTACTCACCTGCATGTGTTTGTGGGTCTGTTTGTGGTGTCAAAAGAGAATCACAGaaacagggtctactgtagagatTTGTTTAGTTTGAAAGACTTTgcgagctaaatgcctttcaAGTTTAGTTTCACTGTCGATACAGTTTTGTTTCATTTCAGCAAAATGACGTGAAAATGCTCCTCCCCACCCAATACTGCCAGATGATGTATCGTCATGGAACAGAGTTAACCCTTTACATGGCTGAGTACTCTTTCTCTCTGGTGCTAATTTACAATTGTTTAGAATAGTTTGAATTTATGGCATTATGGGTTTAATGTCAAGAGTCAGATGCATTATTTACTGACCTCTATCAtatttatttatctctctctttcattcctctTTCACCCACTATTTATCTCATTCTATTCACAATGAATGTCATTAATATTATTACAggtgcagacaggcagacagacaaggtGACATAGCAGGTGCCTTTATTTGTTGAAGGTCCAATGCagttgtttttatctcaatatcaaatcatttctgggtaacaattaagtacagtACTGAGATTATTTTAAATTacaatggtcaaaaagaaacaaaaatagcttcttagcaaagagcaatttctcaaataAGAATTTtaataggactgtctgggagtggtctgagtgggagtggaaaaactgaaaactagctgttattggcagagaggaactctttcttattggtctattcacTAATTTACCGCCtcttgatgtcaccaggcaggcaaaACAGACTGAAATTTCAgatggtcttttcaaacagctcttacactaaaagggcatgaATAATTTTCACAGAATTATTCTAACCTTAGtgtagaaatatatataaaacaaaggaaaataaagtttttgactgcactgggcctttaagcggGAAAATTGATATTTGATCATTGTGGTGATGAGACAGCAAAACCACAAAATAAACAGACCATTACACACAACCATATCATCAGGTAGATGTTCCTTTTTTACTAAAAGTATATCCAATGTAATCACATTttgcagaagctcttatccagagcaacttacagtagtaagtgcatacattttcatatatattttctttcttactggtcccctgtgggaattgaacccacaacctcagtatcgcaagcaccatgctctaccaactgagcctcaCAGGGCCAATTATGCATTCAATTACATCAACtaccacatactgtacatttccaTATGATATCAACCCGTTAGCATTCTGCCACTATTCCAAACTGATTTCATAGACATCACTATTCTAAAAAATGTGGGACAGTACTAGATAGAATGCCAATTTCATCTCTATTCAAATTGATTTCATTTATTACAATTTTACTCCATGCACAGTTTTCATTAGAGCTAGTCAGGATCAACAGAGATATACAGTGCAAACAATAACTAGCAACAAACACACAGCATGTAGTGCTGATATGATGTAATGATTAGAACCTCATCTGAAATGTAACTCCCAGATGTGAAGTCATACTTTATGAGTGACATTGTGTGGTGTTGACTGTGTTTGTTGTGTCTGCTTTGTTTGTTGATGTTCATTTTTTTATGTTGTGTGAAAATTGTAtcacaaaaaatattttattatgAGCACGGAGAGATTTGGTAATATATTACATTGCTGCTGGATAATCATCATGTTAATGATTCATTCTAAATTAACAAATGTGACTGGTCAGTTAGATTTTCAGGTTAAAAGTCATTCTGTCTGATTGACAGGAGTGATGATCAGAGGGGCAGAGTTTTTACCACCTTCATTCAAATAGGGACAGAAGTATGGATATAGTTTCTCTGTGAAGGTACAGCCAGTGAAAGAGTAGATatgagacctggcctccacatcatAAAAGGAGACCTGACCCTCCTCATAATCCACAAACACTCCCACCTTCTGGGGCTTCTCTATCAGGGAGAGGGGGACACTAGGGCTAGAAAGAGCCCTGTACTCATTTTCATTCCTCAGCCATACAGTCCAGTATCCATTCTTAGGGCTCAGTGTGATAGTCCCCTTCCTGTTGATGGACTCTCTGGCCACTCCTAAATCCCAGTCAGTCTTCCCCTTGACTGTCACCTCATAGTACAATCTCCCTGAAGAGAAGCCCTCCTTTCCTAAGACATTTACAATTATATCAAACCTCTTTGGGGTATTAGGACGATTCGTCAGTGTGTCTCCATATCTCACTTGTTTCCCATCTTCAGAAAGGATGAGGTAGGGATGTGCTGTATCAGGATCCAGAGTCACATCCACCGCATACTGCTGAATCCTCTTCAGTTTGACTTCAGGCAGCTTCTCAATCTCTTTATTCAGTGTCTCCTCCAGCTGAAACACAGCTCTCCTCACAGTCTCCACACACAGATCACTGTGAACACTGATCTCAGACCAGTCCTTGGTGGGTGGAGGGGTGCCCAGGGATGGGAAGCTCTGGAGGAGGTGTAGGTGGTCCtcagtgtgtgagagctgctccagctcagtgcttctcctcTTTAGCTCAGTGATTTCCTGCTCCAGCTCTTTAATGAGCCCTTCAGCCTGCCTCTCTGCTGCTTTCTGCTTCTCCTCAATCACATCAATGAGCTCAGCCTggcttctctcaatggagcgcaCCAGATCAGTGAAGACCTGCACACTGTCTGATATCTCTCTTTCTGCATCTTTCTTGCTGAGATCTACTGAGTGTTTGATCTCCTGAACCTTCTGCAGTCTCTCCAGGATCATCTGCTGTACTTCTGCCTCAGTCTTCCCCAACTGAGCCTTCCTCTCTCCATACTCTTCCTCTAGAGGGACAGTGTCATGAGTCATGTGGTCTGTCTCAGTGcagaactgacacacacacatctggtcCCTCCTACAGAACAGCTCTAGAGGTCTGTCGTGCTTCTTACACATCCTGTCTTCCAGGTTCTCCAAAGGGTTGATCAGCTTGTGTCTCT is part of the Coregonus clupeaformis isolate EN_2021a chromosome 28, ASM2061545v1, whole genome shotgun sequence genome and harbors:
- the LOC123482156 gene encoding E3 ubiquitin-protein ligase TRIM39-like — protein: MATSSSLLSEEQFLCSICLDVFTEPISTPCGHNFCKDCITKYWDSNDLCQCPMCKEKFYRRPELRINTFISEMVAQFRKLVQWKATSSPGQRPAKPGEVSCDFCTGMKLKALKSCLVCQTSYCETHLEPHQRVAALKRHKLINPVENLEDRMCKKHDRPLELFCRSDQMCVCQFCTETDHMTHDTVPLEEEYGERKAQLGKIMAEVEQKMDTHFRKVQEIKHSVELSKRDTEREISDSVQVFTDLVRSIERSQAELIEVIEEKQRAAERQAEGLIKELEQEITELKRRSTELEQLSHTEDHLHLLQSIPSLCTPPPTKDWSEISVHSDLCVGTVRRAVSQVEQTIMSEVKKLCVAELKRIQQYAVDVTLDPDTAHPNLIMSEDRKQVKHGDKPHNLPDNPKRFVTCYCILGMEGFSSGRYYYEVMVKGKTKWILGVARESVNRKGQITLSPKNGYWTVILRDGSKYSACNSPSITLSLREKPQKVGVFVDYEEGQVSFYDVEARSLIYSYTGYTFTDKLYPYFFPCSNGGENSAPLIITPVNQTE
- the LOC123482154 gene encoding E3 ubiquitin-protein ligase TRIM39-like, producing the protein MATSSSLLSEEQFLCSICLDVFTEPISTPCGHNFCKDCIIKYWDSNDLCQCPMCKEKFYRRPELRINTFISEMVAQFRKLVQWKATSSPGQRPAKPGEVSCDFCTGMKLKALKSCLVCQTSYCETHLEPHQRVAALKRHKLINPVENLEDRMCKKHDRPLELFCRSDQTCLCVLCLKTDHMTHDTVPLEEEYGEKMAKLGKIMAEVEQKMHTHFRKVKEIKHSVDLSKRDTEREISDSLQVFTDLVRSIERSQAELIEVIEEKQKAAERQAEGLIKELEQEITELKRRSTELEQLSHTEDHLHLLLSFPSLCTTPFTKDWSEISVHSDLCVETVRRAVSQLEETLNKEMEKLPEVKLKRIQQYAVDVTLDPDTAHPNLILSEDGKQVRYGDTRTNRPNTPKRFDRFFNVLGKEGFSSGRLYYEVTVKGKTDWDLGVARESINRKGKIKLSPEDGCWTVWLRNENEYRAHSSPTVPLSLREKPQNVGVFVDYEEGQVSFYDVEARSLIYSYTGYTFTEKLYPLFCPCLNEGGKNSAPLIITPVNQTE
- the LOC123482151 gene encoding E3 ubiquitin-protein ligase TRIM39-like, giving the protein MLHFLSYSYRTYLCYNIMYQDSVISSHKTMLTTLKLNISRADGFQMFYGITFGLCLDMATSSSLLSEEQFLCSICLDVFTEPVSIPCGHNFCKACISGYWDTSDLCQCPMCKKTCDKRPDLFVNTFISEMAAQFRQTVEVKVTSSSDQCLAIIVEVSCDICTGKKLKALKSCLVCLTSYCETHLEPHQRVAALKRHKLINPLENLEDRMCKKHDRPLELFCRRDQMCVCQFCTETDHMTHDTVPLEEEYGERKAQLGKTEAEVQQMILERLQKVQEIKHSVDLSKKDAEREISDSVQVFTDLVRSIERSQAELIDVIEEKQKAAERQAEGLIKELEQEITELKRRSTELEQLSHTEDHLHLLQSFPSLGTPPPTKDWSEISVHSDLCVETVRRAVFQLEETLNKEIEKLPEVKLKRIQQYAVDVTLDPDTAHPYLILSEDGKQVRYGDTLTNRPNTPKRFDIIVNVLGKEGFSSGRLYYEVTVKGKTDWDLGVARESINRKGTITLSPKNGYWTVWLRNENEYRALSSPSVPLSLIEKPQKVGVFVDYEEGQVSFYDVEARSHIYSFTGCTFTEKLYPYFCPYLNEGGKNSAPLIITPVNQTE